The nucleotide sequence CGGAGGAGCTGAAGCCTGCCAACCCCGGGTCGGCGGAGATCGTAGAAGTGAATCGATTCGCCGGCTTCCATATGGAGGAGGAGCGGGAGAGGCGAGTGAAGCTTCGGACCCAAgccatcaagagagagagagagagagagagagagagagagagtgccgtGAGGGATCGGATTTGAAGGAAGGGGACGGGAGGCGGCGGAGATAGTGGCGGCAAGACGGTGGTCAGACACAGAGCGCAAGTTAGTTGGATCTGTTGGGGAGTGAGAAAAGTGGATGGTGGATGGATGGACAGAGATCGACCGATCGCATGATTCACGGAGAGATGGATCAGATATCGGTCAACTCCGACTGCGTATTCTGCAATTTTGGGTCCCAccaaaatcgataatattaatttatatatatatgtatatatatatatatatatatatatatatatataaaatatttgatgGAGGCATAAATTAATTTAGTTAACAttcgattaaaaaataataaaaatagaaaattcaAGAAAAGAAACTTTGAATCATGAGATGTTTCTCATACACATTTAGCCCACAGAATCAATCTCATGATATGATCGAATATTGTTTTCCTATATCGAATATAGTAAATATTAACCTTCACAAAGCTGTTTTTAGTGATTAGAGTagaaaaataaaggataaaaaagtGCACAAAAATACGGCTGAAATCTTTGAGTAATAATAGTAATAGTCATATTCTCTAATTGGATTGGATTATGCTTTTAGGTTCAGTTTCATGTGTTTGGCTCTTTCCATAGTAGTTTAAGCTTTTAGGATTAATCATCACtcaatcaaaatctttatcataaCAAATACTCCAAAATTCTTTTTTCCCTTCTTTGTTCCAATTTCCAACTCTTATAAAAGATATTTTCATGCCAAAACACTCAATGGAAAGATCTAATACAAAGATGTTGTTATTTACTTAGGTCTATTCATCAAATCTGATTAGTATTTCTGCTTTTGATGTTCTTCCCAAAAATCATTCAAAAGATATCAACTAGTTTTAATCAGTAAATGCTTTGATCTCTTGATAGAGATTTCTTGAAATCAATTCTCGTTTTTACAACTTATCCTTTgcacaaaaataaatattttcttgatgTCCTGTGAGCTTATCATAATATTGTACACTTAATTTGATTAACCAAGTCACACTCTCTAGCATCAATGTCTTCTGCACTGATAGTATTATTAATAAATCAGATTATGATACAATCATCTCAAATGGAACACTAAAGGCAACTCAGCATTTATACTAGCATCCTCTAACCAAAAGCCAAAACCACTCCCACATTTGTTCACTGAGGTACACGAGGAAGAACAAGAAGCTGTGGCTACAGGAGCAACAGTCATTGAACCCAAAAACCAATCCCACACTTGGATACAAATAGGACAATTTGTAGCTATGCTGTATCAGCACACTACCACCAAGGCTTCTCCGCAACTTGAGCAGGCCATCTGATCCCTCCATTGCTGCTTGTTACACCCTCTTCTTGGTAGCTACTTCTGTCGATGAGGCAATATCTATCTTCACAGGCCATGAATGCCGCCTGGTCCTTGCAGAAGACAATACATTGCTCTTCGCCACTGCTGGGAATGATAAATGCTTTTTTACTAATGAGATGGATCCCTTCTCGGAAGTCTCAGGTTGATAACTTTGTGTTCCATGGAACCGTGACCTGGCTCGAGCTGATTTCGTGAGTGCCATGTAGCTCGGAGTGGTCGGTGAGCTCACCAGACTCTCACCACCCGTCGTCAATGGCCCTGCAATGCTGTGCCGCCTCCGCCGTTGCTCAGGCTGAAAGCTCGGCTTGCTCCTCGGGTCACTGTCTACGGAGCACTGACCATCTCTTGGGCTCACCGATTTCTTCGTGCTTGCAGTCGATGGTGTCTTGGAGCGCGGTGTTGCCGGTGACTCTTGGCTGGAAGACTGGCTCGACTTCTGAGCTACTGATGGGGTGCAGTCCAAGCTCGTGTCGCGATGTTTCCTTGTCTGTGCCATGACGTTGCAGTTGGAACTGTCGGTGAAGGCACGGTCATTGATTTCCATCACGCTGTTGTTCGGTGTTGCTGCCATCCACTGTGCCAACCAGCCCCATCCCCATTGTGGGTTGCTTGGCTGTGTGTGCAGGGATCTAGTAGAGCTCTTCCACTGTGCCAGAGAAAATGCATAGAATCATGTTTGCAGTACAGGGTGCAAACACAAAGACCAGTAGAAGGTAGTGTAGTGAAGACACTTGAGAACTGAAATAACAAGGGCGATGGATGTATCTGCTGTAGAGAATACAAGAAGAAAAGACCAGTAGGAAGAGCAGCGAATAACAAGATGGACAAATTCACAAACAAAACCGCTGGTTTTACCATGACAATGCTAGTGCAGTGAAAAAACTCGAGAACTGGATTAGCAAGGACACTGGATCTCTAAGCAGCACAGAATACAAGAACAAAGAACAGTCAATAAGAAGAACAAAGAATAATAAGATTGCCTAGTTTGGAGAATATTAATTAGCACCATGTCTCATCTAAGAGCTTAAACATTTAGATACAATTAAAttgaaaaaaatttaagaaaacatGACCAATAAATGATAGTGCAGTGGAGAAACTTGAGAACTGAAATATAGCAAGAATAACGGATGTGCATTGAAGAGTCGAAATGCCCACTACCTGATGAGAAAATGCATAAGCTAGTGCCCTTTCTCTTCTTACAGCAGCTTCCTGTTTGTTCAAAAGTTTTGTTTCAGCTTGCTCTTTGGATTGAGCACTATCATTCCATCCCTCTCCAATCTGTCACCGGGAATTAACCATTAGCCTAAAGATGGAAAAAGTTGATTTGTAGGAAAAGATGAGTAAAGAATTTCAGAAGATCTGCAATGTGAAAATGCATGAATAGAACACAGATGAAGAAGTGTAAAATTTTAGACTTCATCATGAATAGAAACAGTGATGCAAAGATGATGAAGTACAGAGAGAATGACTTGATCAGCATTTGCTTTGGTTCATTGTGTAAATGATGCGTAATTTTGTAAACCATCCTTCTCTACATCTAAACCACTTCTTATTACCTCATCCTTTTAACAATATCAATTGTTGCCAGCAATTTAAATTTCTCTAATTCCAAGCATCAAGGTGAAATGATATTGAAGATAGTGACATAAAAATACGTTCTTACCTTTACTACTGGTTGCTTCCCACATTTTCTTTGCAGATGCCCCTGGAGAGCCTGGTTTTGGTCCGTCATGCTGTTCCTCCTTGAATGTAGCTGTGTCTGAACTCTTGCCAGCGTTTGCAGGCACTGCAGTGTGTTTGTTGTTTGAGACTTGACAGCACTTTTGTCTACCAATCTCCTCAACCTAAGCAGTCCTCTGAGTGCTCTCCATGATCTCCTCGCCTtaacgaaatttgcaagaaaagaTAAATGCAGCAACACAATTAGATTATCAGCAATCAAGGGCCAGCATAAGATGGTAATGGAGCATCAAGATGATAGGTGCAGTAACAATTTGGACTTCACTCCCTTCCAAACTAGTTTATCATGTTATAACTAGATGTTTCCCTTAACAGATTATATTATTGCAACAGAATAGCAAAACAACTGTCCTTTTTGTACTTAAAAGAGTTACCAAACAaacttagcatttatcacttgagCGAAAAACATCAAGTAGAGTTTTCATGATAGAGTTTGTAAACATAAATACTCATGGTTTTGCCTATATGCCAATGTTCACATCAAAAAGTTCCAAGTAAATTAGCTTCATCTAACTTGCTTTATGTACTTAAGAACATATCCATTAAAATCCAATGTGTCATTGACCTTCTGTTGGTTAAAACAGGTTAATCACTTCTGAACTCAAGCTAAAATAGGAAGATTAGAACATAAAGGTTGGAAGGTTCTCCAACAACTAAAAGCCTAGGCATTGCATTCATGAAAGGACTTCAAAACTGAACAAATTATGGATCTTGTGGATGAGCAAGCACCAAAAGAACAAATTCCTGAACAACGAGACTTACCAAGTATCCACGGAACACGGCCTGGATCTTAGTGGCTGCAATTTCTCGTCTTGATTTACCTGTGAGCCTCGTTGTTAAGGTGGTGAGGCGAATGACCTCTGCAGCAGCCTGAGCAGCAACAACTGCAGCCTCTGCAGCAATAGCGCTGGCAAGAGCCACTGAGTAGGCGTGCTTGCTGTGTTCATCCTCTTTTGCTGTCAGCTCGACATCCTCAACCGGAGCAGATAACAGCGGTTGTGCAGCATTAGCTTCCAATTCTTTTGAAAGGAGTGAATCAGACAGCTTGGATTTGCCAATACTTCTCCCAAGATCACTTTGACAGCACTGTGGGACCAAAGCTCTCTTGACAGCAGTAAACCACTGCCCTTCTCTCACCATGCTCTCCTCCCGCTAAATCGCTCCTGCACATGAACAGTCATGGAATAAGAAGGTAAGAAACCGCAACCAAGGCCAAATCCTGGCTCCCCAAGCTATCCCAAATCTACCACAACCTACGGAGGCTAGAATATCCACAATGTAAAGAACATACATTTCACCTCAGTGATAAAGCTCTTGAGCTTATTAGAACAGAGATTTCCGTTTCAAAACGGAGCTTTtacaaagaaaaatcaaaatatcCGTTTCAAGAACAGAGATTTCCTTCCCAAGAACTggacaagaaaaaaaatcacatgGACAGCAAAACAATTAGAAGAACAAGAACAGAGACATAACACGAAAAGCCGAAGTTTTCGATTCAAGAACGGACCTTTGACAAAGATTTCATCTTTACCCAAAAGAACAGAAGCTACAAATAACCAAAATCACATTGTGAGGTGGAGAACTATGAGGACTCTTCGTTCCAAGAACAGAACTTTACTAAAGTTCGGAGCTTTTACACGAAAATATCACATGGATAGCAAACGAATTAGAAGAACAAGAACAGAGGCATAACACAAAAACCCCGAAATTTTCGATTAGATAACGgagcttttacaaagatttcatctTTACCCGGAAGAACAGAAGTTACAAATAACCAAATCACAGTGTGGGGTGGAGAACTATGAGGACTCTTCGTTTCAAGAACATAACTTTACCGAAGTTCCATCTTTCCCCGGAAGAACCAGAGCTACGAAAAACCAATCACATCGGAAGGAAAACCAACGAAGAGGAAATCACCGAACTACTCGGTTTCAGAAAAGTTGTGCAAACTTGGGATGGTACGGAGCAGAAGAGGGAACAGTTCAAGAATGATCAAGTCGGACGCAGCAAAAGGAGACGCTCTTTGGGAATCGAAAGCCATTACTTGATGAAACGACGACGGGGAGAACGCCGAGGTGACGTGCGAGGGGGGGCACAGGGTCGGAGGCGGGAGGAGGCCAAAGACCAAAGAGAGAGCTTTTCCTGTTCCTCCTCACCAACGAGGAAAGTAAACAACGAGGCCTTTCAAAGACCGGAACTTGGGAGGTTGGACGCGGCGGGCGAGCGGAGCGCACGGGCACCACAGCCTGTCTTCCCCCGCGCTCTCTCGTCGCCCACTTTGGCAACAGAAGAGGGGCTGTTCCCCCTTCCGTTCCagctttctttctcctcctcttttgatGTGCTGGATCCGGTAACCGCCCACGTTTAACGAGGGCCGAACAGACAGACTGCCACGTTTGGGGCTGTTCGTTTCTAGTGAGCGTTACGACTCTCACCGCGGCAGTCCGAAGGTAATTGGTGTAGACGATGGGTGGCCCTCAGCGGTTCAAACCGAATGTGAACTGAAACCGGGTGGCTCGCCGGTTTGAAATTGTATCTAAACCGTCAATGAACCGATTATTTATGATTCAaaaatatttatcttaattttgaattataattataattataatttttatttttaatcaccATACAGAAACTATTGATATCGAAAGTATTTATGGATTGATCATGTCAACCTAACGCAATTGAATTAGTTTCTTGGATGCATAGACGCAAGTAGAGGTTAATGCatcagaagaaaagaaagaaggaatAGAGACACTGTTCCCTTTGTTTGAAAAAGAATACACAACCAACTGTTTTACGATACAACACTAATATAACAATACATTCACGGATGAGAAAGAAGTCAATCAACAAAACAGGTGCCAAAGAATACATTGTTCTCCAAAATCATACAGCAAATGCAAAATGCAAAATGCAAGGTAAAAACAGTACTAACATCAGCATGGTATTTATCTTTTCAACATCACGAGACTTCAAAAATGTGAGGTCTGCTTATGTAGCTTACTGCTGCTCTTTAATGCTGGTCTTTAAGAAGTGGCAGAGAAACATATGATATAGATGCTTCTCCTACTCAATCAGAGCTAAACATCTTGAAAATCTCCTGCTGCCATGATCCACAGAGATTCAACTCTATGAATTCATTAAAGAAAAAACACCTGAAAATTTTTCAGCCACATGCACACCTCGTCCTGTGCACAACGGGTATAAACTTCAGGATCAGATATGGTTCATGGAGAAAAAAATCGATGAAGAGAATTAAACAAAGATTACATTTTCCTTGATGAAATGCAAGCAACCATCATTTGGCAGGATATCAGAAATCTTCTTTCATTTACAATCAGCTGATCGCAAGCACACTTCTGGATGACGAGTTTTCTCCTTTGCCTCAATACCTCTGCAGTTTGAATCCACTACACAAGCCATAATATTGTCGTCTCACAAGGAAGAAATAGGCATTAAGGAGATATCATTTTGCTCATATTTTCTCTAAAACAATTCCTCTGCCATGAGATTAATTAGCAAAAAGATTCTTTCATTCATTGCCAAGGTGGCTTATATGATTTATCAGCCCACCTCTGGATCCTCACTCAGCTTGCGACCGACTCCCACACAACATCTTCCTGCCGTAGACTTCAGTTGTCGGAataatttagacaaaaataataataataaagcttcATTTATGTAAAGCTTTACCAGTGTTGCCATGATAATACATCTAAACCTCTAATCCTTGTATGCTGCTGATCTATGCAAAATTCACAGTGACTTTAATATTGCAAGATTGATATTCTAGCCTACTCACAATTAAACAACTGCATACAGATTAATTTTACAGCATAAGAATCATTTTGTATTAGAGACAAGAGATCATTTGCTATTTTTATGACTGGAATCTTCCGTGATCCTTATAAATCATTAAGTGCCCACAACTGGTAACACAGACAAAAACACTTCATATGCCATTTTTATGACTAACCTTTAGCTGGTAAGGAGGGTCATCAAGAAAATAAGACTATTATCATAACAAAATTCATCCACATCCAGGGAGAACCAAGCAATGGTCAACCCTATAAAAAGGTATAGAGAAGACAAAACACAAGCTACTGATAATGCAGTGTCAAAAAAGACAAAGAAAACATCTTTATATATAATGAAGCataaatgtacaagatagcaagtttttcagCCACGAATTTTGACAACTCAAAGAGGTAACTAAAAGCTTTCACTAAGCAAAGAACCCTCTCTTGCAGGCAAAAACAAAGAATTCACTGTCACAGAATGCCTTGTTGAATTGAAATTTGACTCTCTTGCTCAATCCTCTGATTCTTATTACCAAAATATCCATACCCAGGCTCCTAACATGCTTAATTATCTTAATGTTGCTATCTCCTCTCCTTGATTACAAAACTCTATATGCGGTGTCAGTCAAATGAAACTTCAACTTCAGCACCCGAACTTTCATTGGTATGTGAAGCCCAATATCAGCACAAGACAACTCACACGAATATTTATGGAGGCAGTTacttacaaaatttacatatatttataaatataacaaTCTCCAAATTACAAACCAGTCTAACTCCAACCATGAGTATGTATAAAAATGAATGCCACCAAGCATATTTTCCTCGAATGATTGCTAACAAGGAACGATTGCCAGTGGCAGATGGTTTCTTTAGCTTATGATATTGTTAGGTGCTGATGTGCCCAAGTCAAATCAGCACTTGACCGTCCATAAGCATTTGAATGGTTGGAAGATGCCTCGTGGACATACAAGAAAATCCTTCTGTACCATCAATTACTAATTAACTTATTCTTTGAGTTCAAAGACTAGACAACACATCAGACAATCAAACAGCCAAACTCAATTAACGCTCATAGGTCAACTACATAATTAAATGGAGTTGGTCCAAAGAAAGTACCACTAAATGGAGTTGTTTGTGGAAGCAGGTGATGGTAGCATAATACAGTTACAAATAGCACAATGCAAGATATAAATCAGGATTAACCCAAACATCAAAAAGAGTTACAGTATAACATATAATATAGTCAAAGACACAAAAAGAGAACCCTGAGATGATTAACGTCCCAGAATTGAATACCACTAACAGTACTTTCCTCAAAGATGATTGCTTTAAGGAAGGATTGCGAGTGGCAGATAGTCTCTTTAGCTTATGCTTTTGTTACGTGCTGATATGCACAAGTCCAATCAGCACTTGACCGTCCATAAGCGTTCGTACAGTAGAAGGTGGCCTCATAGAGACACAATACATCCTTTTCTACCATCATTTCCTTTTCAACTACTTTAGAGTCACAAGAGAAGGCACTCAATGGACCAGGATCAGAAATCAGAACGCCAAACCCTTACCTCTCAATAGGATGAACGCATTGCCTCGGAAATTTCTGGTCGTACCAACTAAAATCAACCAGACAATCATCATCATACACTAAGCGGATCACCTCAAACAAAAGATCGATATGGAGTCAACTAAACCATCAAAAAACGAAAGAGATTGAAATAAGTAGGAGGGAAATAGGACTACCCCATCTGTAATCGAAGAAGGCGGCGCCCGTAGGACTTCCACCTCAAAGGCGAGAGCTTTCGTTCGCCACCGACGTCCTCTCTGGGTTTGAGAGGTTGCGTTGTGCGCATGTATAGCGGAAATTTGACCTAGGGCGTAAATAATGATTAATACCGACGACAATTTCTGTATTTATACCAGCTATATAATTAGCGCAAATTAGTGGGGCCAGTGTAAATCGATTTATATCACAAGGTAGCGAGGGGGTGACGACGCAGAAATGGCAAATAGTACATTGTATCATGAGCGTCGGGTGGATCCAACGGCTCGGATGCCCTGCCACGTTGGGCCTCGTGATGTGTGCTAAAGGATTGGGTAGGAACGGGTCGGATCCTGTTTCGGATCGGCTCAGTAATGATCCGAATTACAATCTATGCATCTACGGATACAAAAAATTGAAAGTTTGGATCATGCAATTGGGTATGCTATTCATCCCAAATCCAATAAATAATAGTAATATTAACTCACTAGTTAACGTAAAACTAGTTTTATGCATTTTGCAGATGATGATTATACTAGTTATACTGGTTAACACCAATTATAATATATGTCAATTGTAATACTAAATATTACAATAAATTGATAAGGTATCAAATGTTATGAACTTATTTGAAATTACTTAGACATCTTTGTAATATTTATTATCCGGAAAGGGTTAACATAATTACTACCTCGCACAATACGGACTTACGAAAACATAAACTTGATTAGTTttgaagaaaatattataaataagtttACATGTCTTCCTTAAAATTATGGTATTTAAGTAATTCAATAAATACTtgaaaaaatgaaataaagattTTGAACAGTAAAAATATTAGGATTGATATGTATTTTTAGGATTCATAATTATATTTGAATTAGTTAACAGAttcataattaaattaaaatactttagtgaattaagatttattcttataaacacatattaagtCTTAAGATTTTGATGAGAGATAGTATTAAGATACTTTAGTATGggtaatcttttttatttttttaaaagagtTAAGAGAAAAGTTATTCAAATCTATGTGAGATGTGTATATGAGGAGCCATATTTTAATTGGGATAAGTGAAGGACTTTGTAATTGATctttgaataatattattttttttcatagaAATATGTAGAGATTTACTAATCTATATTAATCTTGTATTGCCTTTCTATTATGTTATTTGATTGTTAATCTCCGAgtgttttcttttgatttttggaATTCTAGTATCATACCCTAAAAGATTTGGTGGTTAGAGATTTAAAAGGATGTCATCAGTTATTTCTACTAACTTTTACTATGAAGAAATTTGATAGAAGAAATAATTTAACTCTATGACATAAGAGAGTAAAGAATCCTTTTGTTTGGTAAGGCACAGCAAAAAAATTGAAAGACGAGCAAGTAAATCAAAAAAGATAAGCAATAAAGATTAGGAGAAGCCTAAAGCATGAATACTATTCAT is from Musa acuminata AAA Group cultivar baxijiao chromosome BXJ1-6, Cavendish_Baxijiao_AAA, whole genome shotgun sequence and encodes:
- the LOC135675531 gene encoding protein IQ-DOMAIN 3-like, whose product is MVREGQWFTAVKRALVPQCCQSDLGRSIGKSKLSDSLLSKELEANAAQPLLSAPVEDVELTAKEDEHSKHAYSVALASAIAAEAAVVAAQAAAEVIRLTTLTTRLTGKSRREIAATKIQAVFRGYLARRSWRALRGLLRLRRLVDKSAVKSQTTNTLQCLQTLARVQTQLHSRRNSMTDQNQALQGHLQRKCGKQPVVKIGEGWNDSAQSKEQAETKLLNKQEAAVRRERALAYAFSHQWKSSTRSLHTQPSNPQWGWGWLAQWMAATPNNSVMEINDRAFTDSSNCNVMAQTRKHRDTSLDCTPSVAQKSSQSSSQESPATPRSKTPSTASTKKSVSPRDGQCSVDSDPRSKPSFQPEQRRRRHSIAGPLTTGGESLVSSPTTPSYMALTKSARARSRFHGTQSYQPETSEKGSISLVKKHLSFPAVAKSNVLSSARTRRHSWPVKIDIASSTEVATKKRV